CGCGGCGCCCAGCTCCCGCCTCTGCGCGTCGGTCATGACGGGGTTGTAGAAGTCGCGGATGACCACGTGGCCCGACCAGGACACCGGGATGAGGCAGAGGACGCCGGCCGCCAAAACGAAGACCCCCGCCGCGATGGCCACGCGGCTCTTGGCCAGCTCGTCCTCGATGCAGTTGGTGCACTTGCCCCCGGCGGCGGCCAGCAGGAGGCCCATGAAGGCCAGCAGGATGGAGATGACCACCAGGGCGCGGGCGGCCTGCAGGTCCTGGGGCAGCGCCAGCATGGAGTCGTAGACCTTGCACTGCATCTGGCCCGTGCTCTGCTTCACGCAGTTCATCCACAGGCCCTCCCAGAACACCTGCGCCGTCACGATGTTGCTGCCGATGAACGCCGTCACCTTCCACATGGGCAGCGCGCACACGATGATGTCGCCCAGGAAGCCCACGGTCGCCAGGAAGATGCCGAACACCTGGAGGCCTGCGGTCGCCATGTCGGTGCGTAATAGGAAAGGTGCGTAGAAGTGCCGGCTCACCTGCTGTATTTATGTGGCTTTGTGACAACAGGGGCTGCTGTGATTGGCTGTTGGCCTTAATTGCAAGTGGAAACACCTGTGGAGACCCTAagaccttcacacacacacacatgcacttctTGGCTGCCTGATTGGGACTCAACACCCCTGAAATGCTggtaagcttcttttttttttaattgctcaccttaaataacttgttgaatttagagtaaggtatgttattaaaaaaacaagaaaacaccattggagaactttttgtcaatcaatcaatcaatgtttatttatatagccccaaatcacaaatgtctcaaaggactgcacaaatcattacgactacaacatcctcggaagaacccacaaaagggcaaggaaaactcacacccagtgggcagggagaattcacattcagtgggacgccagcgacaatgctgactatgagaaaccttggagaggacctcagatgtgggcaaccccccccctctaggggaccgaaagcaatggatgtcgagcgggtctaacatgatactgtgaaagttcaatccatagtggctccaagacagcagtgagagtcccgtccacaggaaaccatctcaagcggatcagcagcgtagagatgtccccaaccgatacaggcgagcggtccatcctgggtcccgacgagcggtccatcctgggtctcgactctggacagtcagtacttcatccatggtcatcggaccggaccccctccacaagggagggggggacataggagaaagaaacactaaatagaactactcctttaagacaagtgtggggaatgatcaagagaatgtcaggggtcagaaaagaacataaaaatcatgtgatgaaagatggaatacGGAGTGTgggaggaaataaagaaaaagcagaacttttagcaaaaacctttgttaaagtgcagagtaatgatcatttgagaaatgtagaaaaacaaaagagagaagaaacaattaaaaaaatgataaatgggttgtacttgtatagcgcttttctaccttcaaggtactcaaagcgctttgacactacttccacatttacccattcacacacacattcacacactgatggagggagctgccatgcaaggcgccaaccagcacccatcaggagcaagggtgaagtgtcttgctcaggacacaacggacgtgacgaggttggtactaggtgggatttgaaccagggactctcgggttgcgcacggccactctccccactgcgccacgccgtccccccaattagtgtaaatattgaggaaatgaaggaagacaacgataatagttttaccaacactatggatatgacattttctttggatgaaatggttcgaattttaaaaaaagttaaaaatacgacgccggggaaagacctggtgagttatcaaattaTCAAAAatgtaggtagcatcggcaaagaagtggtcttgaaattatataataggatatatgaagaaggaaaattaccagatgagtggaaaacagctgtaataattccaatatgcaagccagggaagccttcccggtaaggtttattcaggtgtactggagaggaggcttcgccggatagtcgaacctcggattcaggaggaacagtgtggttttcgtcctggtcgtggaactgtggaccagatctatactctcggcagggttcttgagggtgcatgggagtttgcccaaccagtctacatgtgctttgtggacttggagaaggcattcgaacgtgttcctcgggaagtcctgtggggagtgctcagagagtacggggtatcggactgtcttattgtggcggtccgctccctgtatgatcagtgccagagcttggtccgcattgctggcagtaagtcggacacatttccagtgagggttggactccgccaaggctgtcctttgtcaccgattctgttcataacttttatggacagaatttctaggcgcagccaaggcgttgaggggttccggtttggtgaccacgggattaggtctctgctttttgcagatgatgtagtcctgatggcttcatctggccgggatcttcagctctcactggatcggttcgcagccgagtgtgaagcgaccggaatgagaatcagcacctccaagtccgagtccatggttctcgcccggaaaagggtggagtgccatctccgggttggggaggagaccctgccccaagtggaggagttcaagtacctaggagtcttgttcacgagtgggggaagagtggatcgtgagatcgacaggcggatcggtgcggcgtcttcagtaatgcggacgttgtatcaatccgttgtggtgaagaagcagctgagccggaaggcaaagctctcaatttaccggtcgatctacgttcccatcctcacctatggtcatgagctttggctggcctgggaacgcctcgggatcccccgggaagagctagacgaagtggctggagatagggaagtctgggcttccctgcttaggctgctgcccccgcgacccgacctcggataagcggaagatgatggatggatggatggatggaagccagggaaagatccggaagaggcaggaaattataggccgataacattgacctcaaatttgggcaaagtaatggaaaaaatgattaatgaaagattaatatattatttagagtcaaaagaaaattataaaaaactaccaaagtggttttcgcaaagcaagaagcacaaatgacccagcagtgcagctggaagagcaAATTTGAAAGGGACAAAtgaataaagaaagtataattgcggtattttttgacatagagaaagcgtatgatatgttgtgcaaacaggggttgctgatgaaactaaataggattgggattagaggaagaatgtagagatggataaaatactttttaacaagtagaacattattagtaaaaatagagaatgaatatagcagagaatacaaagtggaaaatgggaccccacaagggagtataataagtccagtactattttccatcatgataaatgaagtttttagtgaagtggaagggttagtggaggtggcattgtttgctgatgatggagtgatgtggaagagaggtagaaatacaaatcaagATGGCGGCAAACAATTAaccaaggcgacacggtaaagaatctgggtattatcttccacccaactctctcctttgaggcacacattaaaagcgttactaaaacagccttctttcatctccgtaacatcgctaaaattcgccccattctgtccactaaagacgctgagatcattatccatgcgtttgttacgtctcgcctcgactactgtaacgtattattttcgggtctccccatgtctagcattaaaagattacagttggtacaaaatgcggctgctagacttttgacaagaacaagaaagtttgatcacattacgcctgtactggctcacctgcactggcttcctgtgcaattaaggttttactacttacgtataaaatactacacggtctagctccatcttatcttgccgattgtattgtaccatatgtcccggcaagaaatctgcgttcaaaggactccggcttgttagtgattcccaaagcccaaaaaaagtctgcgggctatagagcgttttccgttcgggctccagtactctggaatgccctcccggtaacagttcgagatgccacctcagtagaagcatttaagtctcaccttaaaactcatttgtatactctagcttttaaatagactccctttttagaccagttgatctgccgtttcttttctttttcttctatgtcccactctcccttgtggagggggtccggtccgagggggtccggtccgatccggtggccatgtactgcttgcctgtgtatcggctggggacatctctgcgatgctgatccacctccgcttgggatggtttcctgctggctccgctgtgaacgggactctcgctgctgtgttggatccgctttggactggactctcgcgactgtgttagatccattgtggattcaactttcacagtatcatgttagacccgctcgacatccattgctttcctcctctccaaggttctcatagtcattattgtcaccgacgtcccactgggtgtgagttttccttgcccttatgtgggcctaccgaggatgtcgtggtggtttgtgcagccctttgagacactagtgatttagggctatataagtaaacattgattgattgattgattgatcatatagaaaagaagattcaaaaagcggtaaataatgttcaagaccgggggacggcttggggtttaagattctctgtcggaaagacaaaagtcatacattttacgaagaggaaagtacaaaacaagctccaaataaaactctatggagaaaacatagaagaggtacaagtgtttaaatatttaggaatatggtttgataaaaatattaactggtcaacccacatcagcaaaatagtggagaaaagtaaaaaggtgttaaatataatgagggctttgaggggtaaagattggggggctgataggttgacattgaaaacaat
The window above is part of the Nerophis ophidion isolate RoL-2023_Sa linkage group LG04, RoL_Noph_v1.0, whole genome shotgun sequence genome. Proteins encoded here:
- the cldnd gene encoding claudin-like protein ZF-A89, which codes for MATAGLQVFGIFLATVGFLGDIIVCALPMWKVTAFIGSNIVTAQVFWEGLWMNCVKQSTGQMQCKVYDSMLALPQDLQAARALVVISILLAFMGLLLAAAGGKCTNCIEDELAKSRVAIAAGVFVLAAGVLCLIPVSWSGHVVIRDFYNPVMTDAQRRELGAALFIGWGSAGLLLIGGALLCCQCHGRKDGRYSVKYTAPRSAASGGAYV